AGGCGCGCCACAGCTTCCGCCACGTTCAATGGCTTTACACTGTACCGTATCGGGCCGCAGGTCAATAACAAGTTCTTCGTCATTAACAATAAATTGGTGCGGGTACATCTGTCGTGTATCAAAGGAACCGTTACCGAATTCGATCTTCACAGTGCCCGCCGGGTTTAGCGGAAGTTTCTTTTCGACCACATCGATAATGGACAAAGCCTTCCTGGTCTTCATCGGCCGTAACTGGCTGCCGCCGTTGGGCTCGTATAGCTGAACGATGATCTCGGTCCATGCGTTCATAACCCCACCGCAATCAACCGATGTTATAGGTGCTTGTTTTATTTCTGTGATGTGATAGGATGCTGCCACTTTTTTATCATCCGCATATTGGAATTGAAGATCGAGCATGGGATTGGCAAGCAGTATCTCCTTGAAACCGCTCCACTTAATTTGGTCATTACTTGTTGTATTCATTGTAATATTGCGATTAATTGGTTCAAAATTTTTTAACAGCATTTGCCCGGCTCACAGTACGAGCCCGTAAATAGTTCAAGTTCATCCCGAAGTATTTTCCAGGCTTTTGGTTCAATACAATAGCAGGTGCTAACGCCTTCAATTGTACCCTGTATCAATCCTGCGTTCTTCAGTTCTTTCAGGTGCTGGGAGATAGTTGCCTGCGCCAGCCCCAGATCATCCACCAGGTCGCCGCAAATACAGGCGTTCGCCCTGATCATTTGCTGCAAAATAGCTATCCGGGCAGGGTGTGCCAATGCCTTAAGCATTGCCGCGAGCCGGTTTTGTTCTTCAGTAAATATTTCCGTTTTAGTTAAGCCCATAAATCATCGCAATATTACGATTAATTTATCAATTCCAAATAGTTTGTTAAATTTTGAACTAAAATGGATTGCGTGGCTACGGATGTTGTTACCTGTGTGCGGCTTTTTTTGAAAATACTTTCGACGCGATAAATACCTTTATTACCAGCAATGCGGTTATCAGGTAAACATTATAGATGTCTGCTATAACCGGGATAGAGGTTTTGGGTGCAATGTTGTTATACACGATAACGATGATCATGCTTAAGGGCAATATCAATGCGTCCAATACGATGGAAACGATAAGTTGCCCGGTTTTTCCTTTCTGGTAGAGGTTGAGTACAAAGTTGTTCGCAAAATAACAGAATAGGGAATAAGCAATGAGCATAATAACGAAAACCTTATTCATTGGCGACGAGGCGGGGGCATAGTACACTTTACTAAATCTGTGGATTAGAAAGGGCATCCAGAATTCGATCGTTGTATACAACATAAAACCGTAAAATAACGCGACGCTGAGAAAATGCAGCATGTATTTTAAAGTAACCGAGGCCGATCTGTCCAGTTGGGAAGTTTTCATATCCAAACATAGCAAATTGTTTAATATTCAAAATACGCTCATTAATAAATTAAGAATATCAGGCGATGTGAAACTGTCTTTGAATACGATTGTTATAGAAAATGGAGCCGAATTAAAATTAACCTTTTTAAACATTTTACGTAGAAGCCTGAAATAAATACCCCTGATTAATTTATACTATCTACCTGCTTGTGGAATTAACAGAATCTGCCGAAATATTAAAGTTGATCATTGAAGGCACCAACGCCGGAATATGGGACTGGGATTTTGAAACTGGCGAGGTTTTCTGGTCCGAGAACTTTTACGGCCTGTTAGGTTATATACCCGGCGAGATACCTGCCAAAATAGAAACATTTTACGACCTGTTGCATACCGAGGATAAAGCGCCTTTAACCAAAGCGCTGAACGCTCACCTGAAAGACAGGGCGCCATATCGTGTTGAGGTGCGTTTGCGTACGAAGGATAATGGCTATAAGTATTTTGAATGTACAGGCAAGGCCATTTTTGAAAATGGCAAGCCGGTACGTATGGCCGGGTGTAACATGGATATTAACGAGCGTAAAGTGCTGGAGAACAAACTTGCACTGAACGAATATTTGCTATCGGAAGCAGGGCGCCTGGCCCGGATGGGCGGATGGGAATTTGATATTGCCAAAAAAGAAAATGTTTGGTCGAAAACGGTGTATGATATTTATGAACTGCCGTACAACCATAACCTTGCGTTTGACAATCCTTACACTTATTTTCTGCCGCCGTACGACGAGATGCTGAAAAAAGCTGTGGAGCAAACAGTGAGCCATGGTATTATATGGGACCTGGAACTACAGTTGCTTACTGGGACAGGTAAAGTGATATGGGTGCGTTCTTACGGCGAGCCTGTTTTTGACGCGAAAGGCGAGATCATCAAACTGAGAGGCGTTTTCATGGATATTGAAAAATATAAGACCAATGAGATAGCCCTGAACACTTCTATAGAACTGATAACGCAGAACAACCTCCAGCTAAAAAACTTTACGCACCTGTTGTCGCATAACATCCGCAACCACGCCAATAACATTGCCATGCTTACTTCGCTGATGGATGACAGTACGCTTGATGAGGATAACGCAGATATGCTTCAAAAAATTGAGAAGGTATCGCAGGGACTAAGCGCAACGCTCGACGACCTGGCAGAAGCAATAAAAGTGCAGGAAACGGAGCTCGTGCCGGATACCCTGAACTTTTCGGAAATTATAGACAGCGTGGTGGCCGTGCTTGAACCGGACCTTAAAGCTAATAACGCTACAATAAATCGTGAACTGTGGACCGAAAAAGTACAGTTCCCGCGGTTATACCTCGAAAGCATTGTGATGAACCTGCTAACTAACGCTATCAAATACCGTAAACCTGACGTGCAGCCGGTTATTAATTTGCGCACCTATACCGATCATAATGATTGCGTAGTTTTTGAATGCCAGGACAACGGCCTGGGCATCGACCTGGAGATACATGGTAAAAAGCTGTTCGGCCTGTACAAAACCTTCCACGAAGGGAAGAACTCACATGGCGTGGGCCTTTTCCTTACTAAAACCCAGATCGAGTCGCAGGGCGGTCATATCATGGTTGACAGCGAACCCAACCAGGGCAGCACTTTCAAAGTAGTTTTTAAATCGAAAAGCTGATTTACAGCATCAAGGGATCAATTCACGTCAACATCAAGCAACATCGAGTCAACATTCGGCATTTTTGAGGCAACATCAGGCGCTTTTGGATCACACTCAGACAAAATTGGTTTGAGAGTAATTTTCGGTTTACAGTATAGTTATCGTTACGCCAATACTTCCGTTTCGGCCTTAAGAAATATCATAAATTTGCTTCCCTTACCGGGCTCGCTTTCCACAATAATATTGCCCCCTGCTGCATCTACTATTTTTTTCGCAAGGTGCAAACCTATGCCGTGCCCCTCAATATCCTGGTGAAGCCGGCCATACATCTTAAAGATATCGTCCTGCTCTTTTTTTGACATTCCCATTCCATTATCCTGTATGGTTAATATTACATTGTCGCCGCTCGTTTTCGTACTGATCTCAATAACGGGCGCTACATCGCGCTTGAATTTAATGCCGTTGGATACCAGGTTGTAAACTATGCTGCGCATATTCTTTCTCGAAAAGCGCAGGCGTTTAACCGGCAGATCCCTTTTTATGATTGCCCCTGATAATTCAATTTTCCCTTCAAGGCTCCATTCCACGTTATTGATAATGTCGTTCATGTCTACCATTTCCATAGCCAGCATGTCATTTTCCACATTAGCTATCGTACCTATATCCTTAATAAGCGAACTGAATTTTTTAATGGACGTGTTGATGATCGTTAAAAAATCATGAAGGCGGGGTTCGGCCAGCGGTATCTGGTTCATGACGTCGATGCTTAACTCAATATTGCCCAGGGGCGCCAACAGATCGTGCGATGCCGCCTTTACAAAATGATCAAGGTCCTCATTAATGCGCAATAGGCCTTCATTTCTTTTATCAAGCTCCAGTTGCGTTTTCTTTAGCTGCGTAATATCATTAAAGGTAATTATGGCGCCGTGTACTTTGTTATCGGCCTGCTGTACATAAGGCATAGTCATCAATTGGTACCATTTGCCGTCGTTGGTTTCTATTTCTTTGGTGATAACACTGGCCTTGCTGATCACCTGCTTTATATCTTCTATTATCGATTCAAATTTTATATTGGTGGTAATATTGCTCAGCGGCCTGCCGATGTCTGTTTCCAGCAGGTTCACCTGTTTAACGGCACCCGGCGAAAACTTCATCAGCAGCAATTCGTTGTTAATGATCAGCTGACCGTTGATATTGCTTTTGAAATAGTTGTTCAGATCGTCGTTAAGTTCAAGCAGCTCTTTGTTTTTTAGCTGGTAATCGGCATTAATGGTATCCAATTCTTCGTTCACCGATTGCATTTCCTCATTGGTACTTTGCATCTCTTCATTTGCCGATATCAACTCCTCGTTGAACGACTGCATATTTTCGTTTGATGCATCCAGTTGCTCATAAGTGGAATGCAGCTTATCTTTCAGGTCCTTTAATTCCTCCTCTAAATTCCGGGTGTACTGGTCAACGTATATTTTTTCATCAAATACCGTATTCTCCTGCCCATCCGCATCATCTGGCTTGTCATCGCTAAAAATAACCATCAGTATCTTCTGCGTATCTTTTTTTGTGATCAACGGCGTAACCGACAGGCTCACCTTTATAACGGCATGGCCCTGTTTTAAATTTATACCGCTTACCGAAGCTTTTTTATTGGTCTTCATAGCCTCGTTTCGCAGTAAATTGAAGGCCACTGCAAGCGCTTTTGGCAAAAGTTCTTCCAGGTTCGGGTTGAAGTTCTTTTGCAGCAGGTATTTTGTGGTATCCCCATAACTTTTTACCACGTGGTTGTACTCGTCTACACAAACAACCAATTGCTCAAGCTCCGTAATCAAACTCGCATTTATCGCCTCGGCTAAAGTATTGCTTGCACTTTTGGCGCTATCCTCCAATATGGCAAGGGCGGGGGCGCGTTTAATATCGAACAATTCAGGGATCGAAAATGCATCAAAGCGTACCACACGCTTTGTTTCAAGGTTCTTGTATATCTTCCATTTTTTATTTACCACTTGCAGGTTTTTTATAATAGGCATCGGATTTTCGCTCGAACCTAAAAACAAATAGCCGTCCATCTTAAGGCCGAAAAGCAACATGGTAAATATTTTCTTTTGGAGTATCGGCGTCATGTATATCAGCAGGTTTCGGCAGCTGATGAGGTGCATGTTGCAATAGGGCGGATTTTTAACCAGGTCGTGCTGGGCAAATATCACCATCTTGCGTATTTCGGGTTTCACCCGGTAATTGTTCGCTTCTTTTAGGAAATATTTCTCGAGCCTGTGCACTGAAACGGCTTTTTCAATAGTTGCAGGGTAAACACCTTTACCTGCCTGTGTCAACGCAATACTGTCAATATCAGTGGCAAATATTTTTACAACCGTATCTTTCAATTTGCCTTTTAATTGTTCGGCTATCAATATCGCTAACGAATAAACTTCTTCGCCGGTAGCGCAGCCAGCTACCCACATTTTCAGCTCTTCGCCCGGGCCAAGCTTATGGAGGATATCGGGTAATACGCTTTTTTGAATAAATTCGAAAGCCTCCTTATCCCTGAAAAATGAGGTAACGCTTATCAGGAAATCTTTGGTAAGTGCATCCACCTCATCGGGAGCGGTCTTTAAAAACTCCAGGTAGTTGCCCAGTGTCATAAAATTATGCTGGGCGGCCCGCCGCTTGGTCCTTCTCAATATGGTTGATGGCTTATAATCGGAAAAATCGAGCGGCGATTTTTCTTTTATCAGTTCTATTATCTCTTTCAGATATTTATCGTCACCCTCGTTGTCATAAGTCAGTTCTGCACCGTATTTGATATAATCTTCTATGGCGTTGGGCATCAGCTCCGGCTCCAGAACAAAATCAACCATGCCGGTAGCAATAGCATGCGAAGGCATACTGGCAAATTCCGATGTCTCCGGGTTACGGGCAATGATCATCCCGCCGGCCTTTTTTATGGCCCTCACCCCCTCGGTTCCATCCGAACCCAGGCCCGATAGGACAATACCAATGGCTTTACGGCCGCTATTAGCAGCAAGTGAATTAAAAAAACGATTAATAGTGAGGTGCGGCAAATGGTTATCTTCTTTTTGTTTATTAGTTAAGTACAGCCTGTTGTCGCGGATGGTCATGTATTTATCATTGGGGATCAGGTACACCAGGTTGGTTTTTACCATCAGGCCGTCTTCAGCTTCCAGCACTTCCAGTTTACTGTGCCTTGCCAGCAATTCCGCCATCCGGCTTTTAAAATCGGATGATAAATGCTGGATAATGATGTACGCGACGCCGTCTAAAGGGGTGTGATCAAAAAAAGTATTGATCTCTTCCATGCCACCGGCGGATGCGCCAATGGCTATAATGTGATGAGGAGAACTACCTTTGGTCATGATATGGGATTAAATAAACAGTAAAAAGATCTCTTCAGATCCTGTAGGAGGGTAGATAAGACTATTAAATATACAATTATATTTTGAATATAACTGCATTTAATTATTAAACAAATGGAGGTAATTGTGACCCGGCTGCTTAACTAATTTATCAACAGCGGGAATCGGGTATTGTTTCATATTAAATTCTTTACTCAAATATGGAGTAGAGTTTTTTTACTCTTCTGATTTTATTTGCTGTATCCGATTTTTGCAAACCCTCATTAACTATTGATTAATTAAATAAAACCTTTTCGGTTATCTGGCGTTATGTTATTACATCTATCGAAAACAGATTTAAATTAATTAGGGGATAGCCGGCTTTATGAGCCGGTTATTTTTTTAGATCATTCGTCATCGGGTTTGTCAATGATGTTCCCGTTATAGTCAGTTTTAAAATAAATAGGATAGGCCTTTTCATCCTTTGGGTTAGTGTAGATATAAACCGTATACTTTTTGCCGGGCGAAAGTTTTAACACATAATTCTGGTTCAACCCAAAACCTTCTGATACCAGGAACCCCGGGTTTACACGGTTAAAATAAATGATCGAATTTTTGGCTGCATCGCCGGTACTTTGAAAAGTTACACTTTTGCCGTCGCCGGTAACCATCACCTTTTTTAGTTCCGCACCGTTGGCCGAAACAATGGCTTTTTGATTTTTATCGATGCTCGCCGGCGAATTGCTTGCTGAGCAGGCCGTAAGCGCAAGCGTTAATAACAGGACAAGAATGCGCATGTCAGATCGGTTCACCCGGTACATTTTAAAGTTTTTTATTCTGGCGTAAACAAGCACTAATATACATATCTGCATTTTATTGCGCTGTAAATTATTTTACAAAGCCGGGGCGAACTATAGGTTGATTGAGGTGAGCATTTGATATAGCAAATGGGTGTTAGCTATATTCTTGCCGCCCAAATTTGTGTAAGTGTTCGATATCGTTATTCAACATCCTGATCACGTTTTTAAAACAAGTGATCTTAAAATCGGGGCAGCAGCATTCAATTTGAATCCGGTTATCAATAATGCTCAATAAAGGTGGTTGGTGATGGGCGGGACAAAGAGTGCGTTCAACTTCGTTAACAATGTGAGAGTCTAAATCCATGATCCGAGAAGTTGCCTTTTTGTACAACTATTCAGAATAGAAAAGGTTTTCATCTTTTGAATATATACTTGCTGATATCTTTGCTTTATTGAAATACAAATATTACATTGCGTCAAACCGACACATTAAAATTTCCTGGTAACCTATGAAAAAGCAAATCAAGCTCGCCTTTTGCGCCGTGCTGCTGGCCGCGCCGATATTTTTGTATTCATTTGTTGTAAAAACGGGGCGACTGGTGTCGCTATCGGTTGCACAAACTGATGCCGGTACGGTTTCGGGCGTAAAGAACAGCACGGGCGATATTACTGCTTTTAAGGGCATTCCATTTGCGGCTCCGCCTGTTGGCGACCTGCGCTGGAAGGCCCCCCAGCCGGCAAAACACTGGGCAGGTGTACGCAAATGCGATGCATTCGGGCCGAGCCCAATGCAGGCTAAACCTACGCCTTTCATGGTGTACACAGCTGAGTTTTTGATACCGGAAAAACCGATAAGCGAAGACTGCCTGTACCT
Above is a window of Mucilaginibacter ginsenosidivorans DNA encoding:
- a CDS encoding ArsR/SmtB family transcription factor, coding for MGLTKTEIFTEEQNRLAAMLKALAHPARIAILQQMIRANACICGDLVDDLGLAQATISQHLKELKNAGLIQGTIEGVSTCYCIEPKAWKILRDELELFTGSYCEPGKCC
- a CDS encoding sensor histidine kinase; this encodes MELTESAEILKLIIEGTNAGIWDWDFETGEVFWSENFYGLLGYIPGEIPAKIETFYDLLHTEDKAPLTKALNAHLKDRAPYRVEVRLRTKDNGYKYFECTGKAIFENGKPVRMAGCNMDINERKVLENKLALNEYLLSEAGRLARMGGWEFDIAKKENVWSKTVYDIYELPYNHNLAFDNPYTYFLPPYDEMLKKAVEQTVSHGIIWDLELQLLTGTGKVIWVRSYGEPVFDAKGEIIKLRGVFMDIEKYKTNEIALNTSIELITQNNLQLKNFTHLLSHNIRNHANNIAMLTSLMDDSTLDEDNADMLQKIEKVSQGLSATLDDLAEAIKVQETELVPDTLNFSEIIDSVVAVLEPDLKANNATINRELWTEKVQFPRLYLESIVMNLLTNAIKYRKPDVQPVINLRTYTDHNDCVVFECQDNGLGIDLEIHGKKLFGLYKTFHEGKNSHGVGLFLTKTQIESQGGHIMVDSEPNQGSTFKVVFKSKS
- a CDS encoding DUF6428 family protein, which encodes MNTTSNDQIKWSGFKEILLANPMLDLQFQYADDKKVAASYHITEIKQAPITSVDCGGVMNAWTEIIVQLYEPNGGSQLRPMKTRKALSIIDVVEKKLPLNPAGTVKIEFGNGSFDTRQMYPHQFIVNDEELVIDLRPDTVQCKAIERGGSCGAPSEKTKVELKNLATTDACCTPGGGCC
- a CDS encoding chemotaxis protein CheB → MTKGSSPHHIIAIGASAGGMEEINTFFDHTPLDGVAYIIIQHLSSDFKSRMAELLARHSKLEVLEAEDGLMVKTNLVYLIPNDKYMTIRDNRLYLTNKQKEDNHLPHLTINRFFNSLAANSGRKAIGIVLSGLGSDGTEGVRAIKKAGGMIIARNPETSEFASMPSHAIATGMVDFVLEPELMPNAIEDYIKYGAELTYDNEGDDKYLKEIIELIKEKSPLDFSDYKPSTILRRTKRRAAQHNFMTLGNYLEFLKTAPDEVDALTKDFLISVTSFFRDKEAFEFIQKSVLPDILHKLGPGEELKMWVAGCATGEEVYSLAILIAEQLKGKLKDTVVKIFATDIDSIALTQAGKGVYPATIEKAVSVHRLEKYFLKEANNYRVKPEIRKMVIFAQHDLVKNPPYCNMHLISCRNLLIYMTPILQKKIFTMLLFGLKMDGYLFLGSSENPMPIIKNLQVVNKKWKIYKNLETKRVVRFDAFSIPELFDIKRAPALAILEDSAKSASNTLAEAINASLITELEQLVVCVDEYNHVVKSYGDTTKYLLQKNFNPNLEELLPKALAVAFNLLRNEAMKTNKKASVSGINLKQGHAVIKVSLSVTPLITKKDTQKILMVIFSDDKPDDADGQENTVFDEKIYVDQYTRNLEEELKDLKDKLHSTYEQLDASNENMQSFNEELISANEEMQSTNEEMQSVNEELDTINADYQLKNKELLELNDDLNNYFKSNINGQLIINNELLLMKFSPGAVKQVNLLETDIGRPLSNITTNIKFESIIEDIKQVISKASVITKEIETNDGKWYQLMTMPYVQQADNKVHGAIITFNDITQLKKTQLELDKRNEGLLRINEDLDHFVKAASHDLLAPLGNIELSIDVMNQIPLAEPRLHDFLTIINTSIKKFSSLIKDIGTIANVENDMLAMEMVDMNDIINNVEWSLEGKIELSGAIIKRDLPVKRLRFSRKNMRSIVYNLVSNGIKFKRDVAPVIEISTKTSGDNVILTIQDNGMGMSKKEQDDIFKMYGRLHQDIEGHGIGLHLAKKIVDAAGGNIIVESEPGKGSKFMIFLKAETEVLA